One genomic window of Arvicola amphibius chromosome 4, mArvAmp1.2, whole genome shotgun sequence includes the following:
- the Hic1 gene encoding hypermethylated in cancer 1 protein isoform X2 gives MLDTMEAPGHSRQLLLQLNNQRTKGFLCDVIIVVQNALFRAHKNVLAASSAYLKSLVVHDNLLNLDHDMVSPAVFRLVLDFIYTGRLTDSVEAAAAAAVAPGAEPSLGAVLAAASYLQIPDLVALCKKRLKRHGKYCHLRGGGSGGGGYAPYGRPGRGLRAATPVIQACYSSPAGPPPPPAAEPPSGPEAAVNTHCAELYASAPGPAASLCAPELCGLDLSKKSPPDSSVPERPLSERELPQRPDSASGAASAVYKEPPLALPLLPPLPFQKLEEAVPTPDPFRGSGGSPGPEPPVRPDGPSLLYRWMKHEPVLGNYGDDLVRDRRSPDERLEERGGDPAASPGGPPLGLVAPPRYPGTGADGDDYKSSSEETGSSEDPSPPSGHLDGYPCPHLAYGEPESFGDNLYVCIPCGKGFPSSEQLNAHVEAHVEEEEALYSRAEAAEVAPGPAGLGPPFGGGGDKISGGSGGLGELLRPYRCASCDKSYKDPATLRQHEKTHWLTRPYPCTICGKKFTQRGTMTRHMRSHLGLKPFACDACGMRFTRQYRLTEHMRIHSGEKPYECQVCGGKFAQQRNLISHMKMHAVGGAAGAAGALAGLGGLPGVPGPDGKGKLDFPEGVFAVARLTAEQLSLKQQDKAAAAELLAQTTHFLHDPKVALESLYPLAKFTAELGLSPDKAAEVLSQGAHLAAGPDGRTIDRFSPT, from the coding sequence ATGCTGGACACGATGGAGGCGCCTGGCCACTCGAGGCAGCTACTGCTGCAGCTCAACAACCAGCGCACCAAGGGCTTCTTGTGCGACGTGATCATCGTGGTGCAGAACGCCCTCTTCCGCGCGCACAAGAACGTGCTGGCAGCCAGCAGCGCCTACCTCAAGTCCCTGGTGGTGCACGACAACCTGCTAAACCTGGACCATGACATGGTGAGCCCGGCCGTGTTCCGCCTGGTGCTGGACTTCATCTACACCGGCCGCCTGACCGACAGTGTTGAGGCCgcagctgcagcagcagtggCCCCGGGGGCCGAGCCGAGCCTGGGCGCCGTGCTGGCCGCCGCCAGCTACCTGCAGATCCCTGACCTCGTGGCTCTGTGCAAGAAGCGCCTCAAACGCCACGGCAAGTACTGCCACCTGCGGGGAggaggcagcggcggcggcggctatGCGCCCTATGGGCGGCCCGGCCGGGGCTTGAGGGCCGCCACGCCCGTCATCCAGGCCTGCTACTCGTCCCCGGCCGGGCCGCCGCCACCGCCTGCCGCCGAGCCGCCGTCGGGGCCCGAGGCCGCAGTCAACACCCATTGCGCCGAGCTGTATGCCTCAGCCCCGGGCCCAGCAGCCTCACTCTGCGCCCCGGAGCTTTGTGGCCTGGATCTGTCCAAGAAGAGCCCGCCAGACTCATCAGTCCCCGAGCGACCGCTGAGTGAGCGAGAACTGCCTCAGCGCCCGGACAGCGCTTCGGGTGCGGCGTCCGCAGTCTACAAGGAGCCACCGCTCGCCTTGCCGCTGCTGCCGCCTTTGCCCTtccagaagctggaagaggcCGTACCGACTCCAGACCCGTTTCGAGGAAGCGGCGGCAGTCCAGGACCCGAGCCCCCCGTCCGCCCCGACGGCCCCAGCCTCCTCTACCGCTGGATGAAGCACGAGCCAGTCCTGGGTAACTATGGCGATGATCTGGTCCGAGATCGCCGCTCTCCAGACGAGCGCCTCGAGGAACGCGGTGGGGACCCGGCAGCCTCACCCGGGGGTCCCCCGCTCGGCCTGGTGGCCCCACCACGCTACCCAGGCACAGGCGCTGACGGAGACGACTACAAGAGCAGCAGTGAAGAGACTGGTAGCAGCGAGGACCCCAGCCCACCCAGTGGCCACCTGGATGGCTACCCGTGCCCGCACTTGGCCTATGGCGAGCCTGAGAGCTTTGGTGACAACCTGTACGTGTGCATCCCCTGTGGCAAAGGCTTCCCCAGCTCCGAGCAGCTGAATGCACACGTGGAGGCTCacgtggaggaagaggaggcgcTGTATAGCAGGGCCGAGGCTGCTGAGGTGGCTCCTGGGCCCGCCGGCCTCGGGCCcccttttggtggtggtggggacaaGATCTCTGGGGGCTCGGGCGGCCTGGGAGAGCTGCTGCGGCCGTACCGCTGCGCGTCCTGCGACAAGAGCTACAAGGACCCGGCCACGCTGAGACAGCACGAGAAGACGCACTGGCTGACACGGCCCTATCCGTGTACCATCTGCGGGAAGAAGTTCACGCAGCGCGGAACCATGACACGCCATATGCGTAGTCACTTAGGCCTGAAGCCCTTTGCGTGCGACGCCTGCGGCATGCGCTTCACCCGTCAGTACCGCCTCACGGAGCACATGCGCATCCACTCGGGAGAGAAGCCCTACGAGTGTCAGGTGTGTGGTGGCAAGTTTGCTCAACAGCGCAACCTCATCAGCCACATGAAGATGCACGCTGTAGGTGGCGCGGCCGGCGCAGCCGGGGCGCTGGCTGGCCTCGGGGGACTACCTGGCGTTCCCGGCCCCGACGGCAAGGGCAAGCTCGATTTCCCAGAGGGTGTCTTTGCTGTGGCCCGCCTCACAGCTGAACAGCTGAGCCTGAAGCAACAGGACAAGGCAGCTGCGGCGGAGCTACTGGCTCAGACCACGCACTTCCTGCACGACCCCAAGGTGGCGCTCGAGAGCCTCTACCCGCTGGCCAAATTCACTGCCGAGCTGGGACTCAGCCCGGACAAGGCGGCAGAGGTGCTGAGCCAGGGCGCGCACCTGGCCGCGGGACCGGACGGCCGGACCATCGACCGTTTCTCTCCCACTTAA
- the Hic1 gene encoding hypermethylated in cancer 1 protein isoform X1 has product MTFPEADILLKSGECAGQTMLDTMEAPGHSRQLLLQLNNQRTKGFLCDVIIVVQNALFRAHKNVLAASSAYLKSLVVHDNLLNLDHDMVSPAVFRLVLDFIYTGRLTDSVEAAAAAAVAPGAEPSLGAVLAAASYLQIPDLVALCKKRLKRHGKYCHLRGGGSGGGGYAPYGRPGRGLRAATPVIQACYSSPAGPPPPPAAEPPSGPEAAVNTHCAELYASAPGPAASLCAPELCGLDLSKKSPPDSSVPERPLSERELPQRPDSASGAASAVYKEPPLALPLLPPLPFQKLEEAVPTPDPFRGSGGSPGPEPPVRPDGPSLLYRWMKHEPVLGNYGDDLVRDRRSPDERLEERGGDPAASPGGPPLGLVAPPRYPGTGADGDDYKSSSEETGSSEDPSPPSGHLDGYPCPHLAYGEPESFGDNLYVCIPCGKGFPSSEQLNAHVEAHVEEEEALYSRAEAAEVAPGPAGLGPPFGGGGDKISGGSGGLGELLRPYRCASCDKSYKDPATLRQHEKTHWLTRPYPCTICGKKFTQRGTMTRHMRSHLGLKPFACDACGMRFTRQYRLTEHMRIHSGEKPYECQVCGGKFAQQRNLISHMKMHAVGGAAGAAGALAGLGGLPGVPGPDGKGKLDFPEGVFAVARLTAEQLSLKQQDKAAAAELLAQTTHFLHDPKVALESLYPLAKFTAELGLSPDKAAEVLSQGAHLAAGPDGRTIDRFSPT; this is encoded by the exons ATGACTTTTCCTGAAGCGGACATTTTACTTAAATCGG GAGAGTGTGCTGGGCAGACGATGCTGGACACGATGGAGGCGCCTGGCCACTCGAGGCAGCTACTGCTGCAGCTCAACAACCAGCGCACCAAGGGCTTCTTGTGCGACGTGATCATCGTGGTGCAGAACGCCCTCTTCCGCGCGCACAAGAACGTGCTGGCAGCCAGCAGCGCCTACCTCAAGTCCCTGGTGGTGCACGACAACCTGCTAAACCTGGACCATGACATGGTGAGCCCGGCCGTGTTCCGCCTGGTGCTGGACTTCATCTACACCGGCCGCCTGACCGACAGTGTTGAGGCCgcagctgcagcagcagtggCCCCGGGGGCCGAGCCGAGCCTGGGCGCCGTGCTGGCCGCCGCCAGCTACCTGCAGATCCCTGACCTCGTGGCTCTGTGCAAGAAGCGCCTCAAACGCCACGGCAAGTACTGCCACCTGCGGGGAggaggcagcggcggcggcggctatGCGCCCTATGGGCGGCCCGGCCGGGGCTTGAGGGCCGCCACGCCCGTCATCCAGGCCTGCTACTCGTCCCCGGCCGGGCCGCCGCCACCGCCTGCCGCCGAGCCGCCGTCGGGGCCCGAGGCCGCAGTCAACACCCATTGCGCCGAGCTGTATGCCTCAGCCCCGGGCCCAGCAGCCTCACTCTGCGCCCCGGAGCTTTGTGGCCTGGATCTGTCCAAGAAGAGCCCGCCAGACTCATCAGTCCCCGAGCGACCGCTGAGTGAGCGAGAACTGCCTCAGCGCCCGGACAGCGCTTCGGGTGCGGCGTCCGCAGTCTACAAGGAGCCACCGCTCGCCTTGCCGCTGCTGCCGCCTTTGCCCTtccagaagctggaagaggcCGTACCGACTCCAGACCCGTTTCGAGGAAGCGGCGGCAGTCCAGGACCCGAGCCCCCCGTCCGCCCCGACGGCCCCAGCCTCCTCTACCGCTGGATGAAGCACGAGCCAGTCCTGGGTAACTATGGCGATGATCTGGTCCGAGATCGCCGCTCTCCAGACGAGCGCCTCGAGGAACGCGGTGGGGACCCGGCAGCCTCACCCGGGGGTCCCCCGCTCGGCCTGGTGGCCCCACCACGCTACCCAGGCACAGGCGCTGACGGAGACGACTACAAGAGCAGCAGTGAAGAGACTGGTAGCAGCGAGGACCCCAGCCCACCCAGTGGCCACCTGGATGGCTACCCGTGCCCGCACTTGGCCTATGGCGAGCCTGAGAGCTTTGGTGACAACCTGTACGTGTGCATCCCCTGTGGCAAAGGCTTCCCCAGCTCCGAGCAGCTGAATGCACACGTGGAGGCTCacgtggaggaagaggaggcgcTGTATAGCAGGGCCGAGGCTGCTGAGGTGGCTCCTGGGCCCGCCGGCCTCGGGCCcccttttggtggtggtggggacaaGATCTCTGGGGGCTCGGGCGGCCTGGGAGAGCTGCTGCGGCCGTACCGCTGCGCGTCCTGCGACAAGAGCTACAAGGACCCGGCCACGCTGAGACAGCACGAGAAGACGCACTGGCTGACACGGCCCTATCCGTGTACCATCTGCGGGAAGAAGTTCACGCAGCGCGGAACCATGACACGCCATATGCGTAGTCACTTAGGCCTGAAGCCCTTTGCGTGCGACGCCTGCGGCATGCGCTTCACCCGTCAGTACCGCCTCACGGAGCACATGCGCATCCACTCGGGAGAGAAGCCCTACGAGTGTCAGGTGTGTGGTGGCAAGTTTGCTCAACAGCGCAACCTCATCAGCCACATGAAGATGCACGCTGTAGGTGGCGCGGCCGGCGCAGCCGGGGCGCTGGCTGGCCTCGGGGGACTACCTGGCGTTCCCGGCCCCGACGGCAAGGGCAAGCTCGATTTCCCAGAGGGTGTCTTTGCTGTGGCCCGCCTCACAGCTGAACAGCTGAGCCTGAAGCAACAGGACAAGGCAGCTGCGGCGGAGCTACTGGCTCAGACCACGCACTTCCTGCACGACCCCAAGGTGGCGCTCGAGAGCCTCTACCCGCTGGCCAAATTCACTGCCGAGCTGGGACTCAGCCCGGACAAGGCGGCAGAGGTGCTGAGCCAGGGCGCGCACCTGGCCGCGGGACCGGACGGCCGGACCATCGACCGTTTCTCTCCCACTTAA